One window of the Novosphingobium sp. KACC 22771 genome contains the following:
- a CDS encoding ISL3 family transposase, which translates to MHGGFQRARLVPEGFAVVSLQSVGDDFHIHLRSRGNSGICPDCGRLSQRVQSRYARRPSDLPLAGRRVVLTIQARRFWCDTVVCSRRFFCERFDVAVLARYGRRTQRPETNVHYLGLALGGRPGAAFANRLMMPVSKDTLLRVVRRHAVDRHDELHVVGIDDFAFRRGQTYGTIVCDLERRKPVTLLPDRSLETSQAWLAKRPSISIVARDRGGGYGEAIARGLPHAEQVADRWHLMENSSRAFLDAVSKSMRQIRQAVGSNVVDPKLLTYAEKLQYEGYLRRQETNEAIQQLAKSGTSIRQIVRQTGHSRKLVRDVLRGQRLDVFRTRPSTLDSWLPWLNERWEAGSRNALALWREMRTEGFVGHRGIVSQWAQRRRLAEKAGQSGLMRTPSARVLARLMTSAQDGLGKSEAILVAVIENSVPELVAARKAIGDFQSMIRSKSAAKLDGWIELAKGSLVASFVIGVEKDLIAVRNAIISPWSNGQTEGQITRLKLIKRQMYGRAKLDLLRARAVGV; encoded by the coding sequence ATGCACGGGGGATTTCAACGAGCGCGTCTTGTCCCTGAGGGCTTTGCGGTGGTGTCGCTGCAGAGTGTCGGAGATGATTTCCACATTCATCTGCGTTCTCGCGGCAATTCAGGTATTTGTCCGGATTGTGGCCGCCTAAGCCAGCGGGTCCAGAGCCGGTATGCGCGCAGACCTTCGGATCTACCCTTAGCGGGTCGCCGTGTCGTTCTAACCATCCAGGCGCGCCGCTTTTGGTGTGACACGGTCGTGTGCAGCCGGCGTTTTTTCTGCGAGCGGTTCGATGTAGCTGTCCTGGCGCGATATGGTCGGCGTACCCAACGTCCTGAGACAAATGTTCACTATCTGGGCCTTGCACTGGGCGGCAGACCCGGGGCCGCATTTGCCAACCGTCTGATGATGCCAGTGAGCAAGGACACTTTGCTGCGGGTTGTGCGGCGTCATGCTGTTGATCGGCATGACGAACTGCATGTTGTCGGTATTGATGATTTTGCCTTCCGCCGAGGCCAGACATATGGAACGATTGTTTGCGATCTGGAGCGCCGCAAGCCGGTCACCCTTTTGCCAGATCGGTCACTGGAAACGTCACAGGCCTGGCTCGCAAAACGTCCCTCCATATCCATCGTCGCCCGAGATCGCGGCGGCGGTTATGGGGAGGCGATCGCACGAGGACTGCCTCATGCCGAGCAGGTTGCCGATCGTTGGCATCTCATGGAGAATTCGAGCCGAGCGTTTCTCGACGCTGTCAGCAAATCCATGCGGCAGATCAGGCAAGCGGTCGGCAGCAATGTCGTCGATCCCAAGCTTCTCACCTACGCTGAGAAGCTGCAGTACGAAGGCTATCTTCGCCGTCAGGAAACCAACGAGGCTATCCAGCAACTGGCCAAAAGCGGTACTTCCATCCGGCAGATTGTCCGGCAGACGGGTCATAGCCGCAAACTCGTTCGGGACGTGCTACGCGGACAGCGGCTGGACGTCTTTCGTACCCGGCCAAGCACTCTGGACAGTTGGTTGCCATGGCTGAACGAGCGATGGGAGGCAGGATCCCGCAATGCCTTGGCACTCTGGCGTGAGATGCGCACGGAAGGCTTTGTTGGACATCGAGGGATCGTCTCGCAGTGGGCTCAACGACGACGTCTCGCCGAGAAGGCTGGCCAAAGCGGCCTTATGCGCACACCCTCGGCGCGCGTTTTGGCGCGCCTGATGACCTCAGCTCAAGATGGATTAGGCAAATCCGAAGCCATTCTTGTCGCAGTAATCGAGAACAGTGTCCCGGAGTTGGTGGCGGCACGCAAGGCAATCGGCGATTTCCAATCGATGATCAGATCAAAGTCAGCTGCGAAACTTGATGGGTGGATCGAGCTGGCCAAGGGCAGCCTTGTCGCATCCTTCGTCATCGGTGTGGAAAAGGACCTGATTGCGGTCCGCAACGCGATCATCTCACCGTGGTCAAACGGGCAGACTGAGGGCCAAATTACTCGCCTCAAACTGATAAAACGACAGATGTATGGTCGAGCGAAGCTGGATCTTCTGCGCGCTCGGGCAGTCGGCGTATGA
- a CDS encoding GGDEF domain-containing protein: MALRVSRVGSTSHAALLTVLICLSVLTSVIIVNFLVWNADNHADRLSAASISGAIDRERSRISNETYINAHWNDAFAHAYGSLDDPWIMSQWGTPIALSYVIDAKGRTPFAHLPSGRKLPLADLIGPSALKTLLASVPANEAAVRRRGDAVVMTGKAGTTPALIAFSPIVRENGPATLDKSSYRIFVDIRLLDDKLLEEWGKGFGLRHLRWSGDGAPSGDEASTGVRDWSGALIGTIAWKRLAPGSLAVRELLPVISLCIVSFLAVAAVIARRVQNLSRELTVQSHSALEAGRQEREARLLADSDELTGLYNRRRFYADLESAVIPANLNAMTVGWIDLDRFKPINDTFGHLVGDRVLVEVARLLSDTACPIATLYRVGGDEFAMIVWLDGKAARKSLGTSS, from the coding sequence GTGGCGTTGCGTGTCTCGCGAGTCGGCAGCACGTCTCACGCGGCGTTGCTGACCGTGCTGATATGCCTTTCCGTCTTGACTTCCGTGATCATTGTCAACTTCCTTGTCTGGAATGCAGACAATCATGCCGACCGGCTGTCGGCCGCCTCGATTTCCGGAGCAATCGATCGCGAACGTTCGCGTATCAGCAATGAAACGTACATCAATGCACATTGGAATGATGCCTTCGCCCATGCTTACGGCTCCTTGGACGATCCGTGGATCATGTCGCAATGGGGAACTCCCATAGCCTTGAGTTATGTGATTGACGCAAAAGGACGAACACCGTTTGCGCATCTCCCCTCAGGACGGAAGCTCCCTCTTGCTGACTTGATCGGACCCAGCGCGCTGAAAACTCTGCTTGCCAGCGTTCCTGCAAACGAGGCCGCCGTAAGGCGGCGCGGCGACGCGGTGGTGATGACCGGAAAGGCTGGCACGACCCCGGCTTTAATAGCGTTTTCACCGATCGTTCGGGAAAATGGCCCGGCAACGCTCGACAAGTCCTCTTATCGCATTTTTGTCGATATACGCTTGCTCGATGACAAACTGCTCGAAGAATGGGGGAAAGGCTTTGGTTTGCGGCATCTTCGGTGGTCCGGGGACGGCGCGCCCTCCGGGGACGAAGCCTCAACCGGGGTACGCGATTGGTCGGGTGCGCTGATCGGCACGATTGCCTGGAAACGCCTTGCTCCCGGTTCTTTGGCCGTTCGCGAATTGCTGCCGGTAATCTCCTTGTGTATCGTATCATTTCTGGCGGTCGCCGCCGTTATCGCGCGCCGTGTTCAAAATCTTAGTCGGGAACTGACGGTTCAGTCCCACAGCGCTCTCGAAGCTGGTCGGCAGGAACGGGAGGCACGCCTGCTGGCTGACAGCGACGAACTCACAGGCCTTTACAACCGGCGGCGTTTCTATGCCGATTTGGAAAGTGCGGTCATCCCGGCAAACCTCAACGCCATGACGGTGGGTTGGATTGATCTCGACCGCTTCAAGCCGATCAATGATACGTTCGGCCACCTCGTTGGAGACCGGGTGCTCGTGGAAGTCGCCCGTCTACTTAGCGACACGGCCTGCCCCATCGCCACGCTCTATCGCGTGGGCGGGGACGAGTTCGCGATGATCGTGTGGCTTGATGGAAAGGCCGCACGCAAATCCCTAGGCACATCAAGCTGA
- a CDS encoding DUF6152 family protein has protein sequence MKRAKFGIAVMAGAMLAMVQPVSAHHSFAMFNQASTVEFKGATVVQFQWSNPHVYVVIKNGNTNYTLECSSPSGMRETGWKFDTLKAGDKIDVAFFPMRDGRPGGALKTATLPGGKVLKAW, from the coding sequence ATGAAAAGAGCAAAATTCGGTATTGCTGTCATGGCGGGCGCTATGCTGGCGATGGTGCAACCGGTGTCTGCACACCATTCTTTCGCCATGTTCAATCAGGCCAGTACTGTTGAATTCAAAGGTGCAACCGTCGTTCAATTTCAGTGGTCAAACCCGCATGTGTATGTGGTGATCAAGAACGGCAACACGAACTACACCCTCGAGTGCAGCAGTCCGTCCGGAATGCGGGAGACCGGATGGAAGTTCGATACCCTCAAGGCGGGCGACAAAATCGATGTGGCGTTTTTCCCCATGCGGGACGGTCGGCCGGGTGGCGCGCTCAAGACTGCCACCTTGCCCGGCGGAAAGGTGCTGAAGGCATGGTAA
- a CDS encoding TonB-dependent receptor — protein MTRAFQLVRLCRRADFQALQVLPQRSLDPTQNKTFTTGSHKKVSSDLMGTTICRRSKAAPATIAQSGATSLLSALLAGAALTLTSGTADAQNVDRQGPSNTILSQTSDIVVSARRKDEKLTDVPASITALSSDFIKTQNIQNFTDYATRVPNLSFQYGQGGTLLWAGDRATTIRGVVGNGTTSYYINDTPVPSSVSPLTLDIDRMEVLKGPQGTLFGASSMGGNVRFITKKPSLNHSSGSVQVQGGGTKGAGFDGQGNMQANVVLVPGKLALDLAAGYRHDSGFVTRTFPDAAGRLVSVGNQGANDVVAGSASLRAKLTDRLEVTASVIGQSDLLHGFPAAYVPLPGYRPLSYVSNRDADVQEYSRDTWGLGSLVLNYAGQGFSAVSSTSLFARRIRQLEDDTEGSNLWLVQNYGSDFGHPAVTAYSVLKERRFTHEDRISFDEGAVLPHLSGIAGVYYQHLFSNSAVPVNHVPGLAAAGFAPDWFGANSVNNRSDDFALFGEVYYEPIPKLTITLGLRKYWNKISIDASKDTGILFAPDGSDNPALDHKQNGWVPKAVVSYKVGDQGNLYVSASKGFRPGGSTTPLPDICNADLATLGLDNNKIREYQSDSLWNYEIGAKSRLAGGRISASAAAFQIDWSNIQQSTILPSCLLPITTNAGKARIRGGELEISGRPFASVPLSIQAGLGYTKGVLLQPGVLPVPANSPLPQVPEWSGTLSGYYESKISETLSFFAAADYSFSGSTKVSNGAGGFYTRQPISMVNGNMGLSFGRSQVMIFVKNLLDKRLNYGDQPASSFDRQELLADGTYQRLPRAVVSRPRQIGIQYQLDF, from the coding sequence ATGACGCGGGCGTTTCAACTCGTCCGTTTGTGTCGGCGGGCCGATTTTCAAGCGTTGCAGGTTTTGCCGCAACGTTCGCTTGATCCAACCCAAAACAAAACATTCACCACAGGGAGTCATAAGAAAGTGAGCAGCGATCTCATGGGGACGACGATCTGTCGTCGATCCAAAGCAGCCCCGGCAACGATAGCCCAGAGTGGTGCCACATCGCTTCTGTCAGCGCTGCTGGCTGGTGCCGCCTTAACGCTTACCAGCGGTACGGCCGATGCACAAAATGTCGACCGGCAAGGCCCATCCAATACCATTCTGTCGCAGACCTCGGACATCGTCGTTTCCGCGCGGCGCAAGGATGAAAAGCTGACCGATGTGCCTGCCTCGATCACGGCCCTGTCATCCGATTTCATCAAGACGCAAAACATTCAGAACTTCACCGATTACGCGACCCGTGTGCCGAATCTCAGCTTTCAGTATGGACAGGGCGGCACCCTGCTATGGGCCGGTGACCGGGCAACAACCATTCGCGGTGTCGTCGGAAACGGGACCACATCCTATTACATCAACGACACGCCGGTTCCCTCCTCGGTCAGCCCGTTAACTTTAGACATAGACCGGATGGAGGTTTTGAAAGGCCCGCAAGGCACGCTGTTCGGCGCCAGTTCGATGGGCGGGAATGTGCGCTTCATCACCAAAAAGCCCTCGTTGAACCACAGTTCCGGGTCGGTTCAGGTCCAGGGCGGCGGCACGAAGGGCGCCGGGTTTGACGGCCAGGGCAACATGCAGGCCAATGTCGTGCTGGTGCCCGGCAAACTCGCGCTGGACCTTGCGGCCGGCTACCGACATGACTCGGGCTTTGTTACGCGCACCTTCCCTGATGCCGCCGGTCGGCTGGTATCGGTCGGCAATCAGGGAGCCAATGACGTTGTGGCAGGATCGGCCTCCTTGCGTGCCAAGCTGACCGATCGTCTGGAAGTCACGGCCTCGGTCATCGGCCAGTCCGACCTCCTGCATGGCTTTCCGGCTGCCTATGTGCCGCTGCCGGGCTATCGCCCGCTATCGTATGTCTCGAACCGTGATGCCGATGTGCAGGAATATTCGCGCGACACCTGGGGACTTGGCTCGCTGGTATTGAACTATGCCGGACAGGGTTTCTCGGCGGTGTCTTCGACAAGCCTGTTCGCGCGCCGTATCCGGCAACTTGAGGATGATACTGAGGGCAGCAACCTGTGGCTGGTCCAGAATTACGGATCGGATTTCGGCCATCCGGCGGTTACGGCCTATTCTGTCCTAAAGGAGCGGCGCTTTACGCATGAGGACCGCATTTCCTTTGACGAGGGCGCCGTATTGCCGCACCTGTCGGGGATCGCAGGCGTTTATTATCAGCACCTGTTTTCCAATTCGGCCGTTCCGGTCAACCACGTTCCGGGTCTGGCTGCTGCCGGTTTCGCACCGGACTGGTTTGGCGCCAATTCGGTCAACAACCGATCGGATGATTTCGCTCTTTTTGGCGAGGTTTACTACGAGCCCATACCCAAGCTGACCATTACCTTGGGACTACGTAAATATTGGAACAAAATCAGCATTGATGCCTCCAAAGACACCGGCATACTCTTTGCCCCGGACGGTTCAGACAACCCGGCTCTTGACCATAAACAAAACGGCTGGGTGCCCAAGGCCGTGGTGTCCTACAAGGTCGGGGACCAGGGCAACCTCTATGTGTCGGCGTCAAAGGGCTTTCGTCCCGGTGGCAGCACGACGCCGCTGCCCGACATTTGCAACGCGGATCTGGCCACACTCGGGCTCGATAACAACAAGATCCGGGAGTATCAGTCCGATTCGCTCTGGAATTATGAAATTGGCGCCAAGAGTCGCCTTGCCGGAGGCCGAATCAGTGCCTCGGCCGCAGCGTTCCAGATCGACTGGAGCAATATCCAGCAATCCACGATCCTGCCGAGTTGTCTGCTGCCCATCACCACAAACGCGGGCAAGGCCCGCATTCGCGGCGGCGAACTGGAGATTTCCGGCCGACCCTTTGCCTCCGTTCCGCTCTCGATTCAGGCGGGCCTGGGCTATACCAAAGGCGTTCTGCTGCAGCCAGGCGTGCTTCCGGTGCCCGCGAACAGCCCTTTGCCGCAGGTGCCTGAATGGAGCGGCACTCTCTCGGGCTATTACGAGAGCAAAATCAGCGAAACGCTCTCCTTCTTTGCGGCTGCCGACTACAGCTTTTCCGGCAGCACAAAGGTGTCCAACGGGGCCGGCGGCTTCTACACGCGCCAACCGATCAGCATGGTCAACGGCAACATGGGGCTGAGCTTTGGTCGATCCCAGGTGATGATCTTTGTAAAAAACCTGCTGGACAAGCGACTCAACTACGGCGACCAGCCCGCCTCCAGCTTCGACCGGCAGGAGTTGCTTGCCGACGGCACCTACCAACGCCTGCCGAGAGCGGTTGTCAGCCGTCCGCGCCAGATCGGTATCCAGTATCAACTTGATTTCTAA